In Eubalaena glacialis isolate mEubGla1 chromosome 4, mEubGla1.1.hap2.+ XY, whole genome shotgun sequence, one DNA window encodes the following:
- the HAVCR2 gene encoding hepatitis A virus cellular receptor 2, producing MGELFSWLTITRCLIVYFHQHCPSVFTGPATVLSWGTGSQRSLEGVYVSEVGQNADLPCTYSPTTPENLVPVCWGKGSCPVFECHSLVLSTDGRNLSYRTSSRYLLKRNFRKGDVTLTIKNVTLADSGTYCCRIQFPGPMNDQKSNLELVIKPVVSAAPLIPCNKLSALREASSLRWFLSLAKVTPARTPWRDITTAFPRTLPTEGPGSETQTLETLHDKNQTEISTLANELQDLGATTRISLYIGAGVSAGLALVLISGALILKWYSDSKEKIQNLSVITLASLPPSGLVNTAGEGMHAEENIYIIEENVYEMEDPYEYYCSVSSGQQS from the exons ATGGGTGAGCTCTTTTCCTGGCTGACAATTACCCGTTGTCTGATTGTCTATTTCCATCAGCACTGCCCTTCGGTGTTCACAGGACCGGCCACAGTTCTCTCCTGGGGCACTGGTTCTCAAA GGTCTTTGGAAGGAGTATATGTGTCTGAGGTGGGTCAGAATGCTGATCTGCCCTGCACCTACTCTCCAACCACCCCTGAGAATCTCGTGCCTGTGTGCTGGGGCAAGGGATCCTGCCCTGTATTTGAATGTCACAGTTTGGTACTCAGCACTGATGGAAGGAACTTGAGCTATCGGACATCCAGCAGATACCTACTAAAGAGGAATTTCCGCAAAGGAGACGTGACCTTGACCATAAAGAATGTAACTTTAGCTGACAGTGGGACCTATTGTTGCCGGATCCAATTCCCGGGCCCCATGAATGATCAAAAATCAAACCTGGAGTTGGTCATCAAACCAG TTGTTTCTGCTGCCCCTTTGATTCCCTGCAACAAGCTCTCTGCTCTCAGAGAAGCCTCATCCTTACGTTGGTTTCTGTCTTTAGCCAAGGTCACCCCTGCTCGGACTCCGTGGAGGGACATCACTACAGCCTTTCCAAGGACGCTCCCCACCGAGGGACCTGGCTCAG AGACACAGACACTGGAGACCCTCCATGATAAAAATCAAACA GAAATATCCACACTGGCTAATGAGTTACAAGACCTGGGCGCCACCACCAGAATAAGCCTCTACATCGGAGCAGGGGTTTCTGCTGGGCTGGCTCTCGTTCTTATCTCTGGTGCTTTAATTctcaaat GGTATTCTGAtagcaaagagaaaatacaaaatttaag CGTCATCACTTtggccagcctccctccctcgGGCTTAGTGAATACAGCAGGAGAGGGGATGCATGCAGAGGAAAACATCTATATCATTGAGGAGAACGTATATGAAATGGAGGATCCATACGAGTATTACTGCTCCGTCAGCAGCGGGCAGCAGTCCTGA
- the MED7 gene encoding mediator of RNA polymerase II transcription subunit 7, translated as MGEPQQVSALPPPPMQYIKEYTDENIQEGLAPKPPPPIKDSYMMFGNQFQCDDLIIRPLESQGIERLHPMQFDHKKELRKLNMSILINFLDLLDILIRSPGSIKREEKLEDLKLLFVHVHHLINEYRPHQARETLRVMMEVQKRQRLETAERFQKHLERVIEMIQNCLASLPDDLPHSETGLRVKTEPMDADDSNNCAGQDEQQRENSGHRRDQIIEKDAALCVLIDEMNERP; from the coding sequence ATGGGTGAGCCACAGCAAGTAAgcgccctcccaccccctccgaTGCAGTACATCAAGGAGTATACagatgaaaatattcaggaaggCCTCGCTCCCAAGCCTCCACCTCCAATAAAGGACAGTTATATGATGTTCGGCAACCAGTTCCAGTGTGATGATCTTATCATCCGCCCTTTAGAAAGTCAGGGTATCGAACGGCTTCATCCTATGCAGTTTGATCACAAGAAAGAACTGAGAAAACTCAATATGTCTATCCTTATTAATTTCTTAGACCTCTTAGATATCTTGATAAGGAGCCCTGGGAGTATAAAACGAGAAGAGAAGCTAGAAGATCTTAAGCTGCTTTTTGTACATGTGCATCATCTCATAAATGAATACCGACCCCACCAAGCAAGAGAGACCTTGAGAGTCATGATGGAGGTGCAGAAACGTCAACGCCTTGAGACAGCTGAGAGATTTCAGAAGCATCTGGAACGAGTCATTGAGATGATTCAGAATTGCTTGGCTTCTTTGCCTGATGATTTGCCCCATTCGGAAACAGGGCTGAGAGTAAAAACTGAACCAATGGATGCTGATGATAGCAACAATTGTGCTGGACAGGAtgaacaacaaagagaaaattcaggTCATAGGAGAGATCAGATTATAGAGAAAGATGCTGCTTTGTGTGTCCTAATTGACGAAATGAATGAAAGACCGTGA